In the Cydia fagiglandana chromosome 14, ilCydFagi1.1, whole genome shotgun sequence genome, one interval contains:
- the LOC134670797 gene encoding ubiquitin-like protein 3, with product MSAKNIPGDKINLRLILVSGKTKEFVFSPVDSAGDIAIHVYDNWPEADWAAECVSRAEILRLIYQGRFLHSSVTLGALGLALGRTTVMHLVPREHLPEPNSHDQRQKSKGGSSSCCSASCCIL from the exons aTAAACCTGCGTCTTATCCTGGTCTCCGGCAAGACGAAGGAGTTTGTGTTCAGTCCGGTGGACTCGGCGGGTGACATCGCGATACACGTCTACGATAACTGGCCTGAAG CGGACTGGGCGGCCGAATGCGTGTCCCGCGCGGAGATCCTGCGACTCATCTACCAGGGCCGCTTCCTGCACAGCTCGGTGACGCTGGGCGCGCTCGGGCTGGCGCTCGGCCGCACCACCGTCATGCACCTAGTGCCGCGCGAACACCTCCCCGAGCCCAACTCACACG ATCAACGACAAAAGAGTAAAGGCGGTTCGAGCAGTTGTTGTTCAGCTTCGTGCTGCATATTGTAA